One region of Armigeres subalbatus isolate Guangzhou_Male chromosome 3, GZ_Asu_2, whole genome shotgun sequence genomic DNA includes:
- the LOC134222066 gene encoding uncharacterized protein LOC134222066, producing MNCWGPPWPCDRPLAVIIDENRTEQKKKKREEEARIKQLQAEEELKRVEEEAKLKQLDDEQQYLKQKFNLLMQLEDEKDPSSKRSGVSVKSKRSGISVKSKRDQLENWLKGVKSNEVGQSKSSSLAQQTSLPVYTVSEPTQLSTVVNKPLSSAVSIQVTDSSNADGCCSYTAVNVPTLAKSYEQLLGQGVTLLAERTTRNLPLVSSESVLQQETPIVSDRPAVSSAIIPGMPSRQVGNSNNRCLPITTVPGVNTVVSAPFDFASRVSIGASGRVPTTYGSHPYYTAPPLSYAPTYALASRVPENSTVFNGYGPYANPVQSTSASTLGPPAVGNGSLGSGVSGALNIVSVGPTSAQLAARQVMPRELPKFNGDPQEWPIFYSSFKNTTEVCGYSEAENLARLQRSLGGSALEAVRSRLLLPASVPYVMDTLYKLYGRPEILISSLLKKVRNVSPPKSENLSTIVTYGLAIQNLVDHIVLADQQAHLSNPMLLQELVDKLPTSMKMQWGTYKQAHVIVNLATFNSFMSGLVNLATELTIEGDSAQNHRQVRHEKVKQKEKLFTHANKSLNTAEIEKEPLKEVCVSKSCSYCGMDTHQILHCSSFKSLDIGARWKAMRQKNLCRLCLVPHRKWPCRSKKECGLDGCRIRHHMLLHTSPPYRGGPAESARTVETVHHNLHHTKSYSLFRYLPVTIFGNGKQVETYVFLEDGSSSTLLEEAIAVQLGIDGEPDSLWLGWTGKIGRQEKSSRKVSVKISGKGKGESFQLENVRTVRELGLPTQSLNYSELSKIYPHLQCLPVKSFENAKPGMIIGIEHVHLLTSLKIREGSRNEPVATKTRLGWCIYGRNSGIEEGIERLNLHVDMSNSELYDAMKKFFAVEETAVSKSLESEEDQRARRILETTTVRRGSRMESGLLWRKDNPHFPESFKMAMSRLRGLEKRLAKDPELQKRVIEQIKSFEQKQYIRKTTVREMADIDPQRIWYLPLGIVINPKKPGKIRMIWDAAAKSGGISFNDMLLKGPDLLVSLVDVMLRFRQGKGRSQNRLSQCFLRRSSPEEDVQIYMINVAMFGATSSPCTAQFVKNKNALDYVDLYPRAVEAITKNHYVDDFLDSVNSVEEAVELVRQVTVIHAAAGFHFGKILSNSQTVLDELGETESPISKSLNLDKEGTHERVLGVVWVPAGDYFTFNRNGLEDVLATESTIPTKRQVLRIVMKLYDPLGFIAHFIVQGKILMQEIWRSGTAWDEPIKEQLHDLWTRWTEQYKEIIEVNVPRCFLGDVLPQQVNDIQIHVFTDASETACACVAYLRITVSGESKCSLIAAKTKVAPLRALSIPRLELQAAMMGSRLIQKICLALTINIRKRFLWTDSATVLAWLRSDSRRYHQFVAFRVGEILSLTNVDEWRYVPSRENVADDATKWNTGPSFDSNCRWYQGPSFLQDPENQWPAEGSGDLADRDTNLEEVRIVAVHRTVEELVEVQRFSNWNRLLRAMAYVHRAVAVWKNSPGERRSLNVPSQGAFAKAEVSLWRLAQAQVYKEEFHMLSEKRSIPKGSSLRTLLPFVDEYGVIRVGGRIDNAPNIPYETKHPVVLPRNHRITYLVVLSFHQRFLHANSETVCNELRQQFYISKMRAVVRSVCRSCQYCKIKKTAPVPPLMGPLPKVRLTPFIRPFTYVGVDYMGPFEVKVGRSLVKRWICLFTCLTVRAVHLELAHSLSTNSCVMAFRRFVNRRGAPLEVFSDNGTNFVGASRQLSEEKQRIRNINNDCAATFTNARTQWHFNVPAAPHMGGPWERMVKSVKVAMKSVSDSMYHPSDEVLETIMLEAEGIVNSRPLTYVPLEAADQESLTPNHFLLYGSSGIKQPTVDQSGSRNVLRDSWNIARGMVDGFWRRWILEYLPMLTRRTKWFENVKPLEPGDLVVIIDENSRNSWERGRILEVFPDKSGQVRRAKVQTARGVFARPAVKLALLDVSGAGMQTDGVAPDTEVVHGSGDVTGNTVDGRIGCETTVGSLATDSLPSSGMTDRERRVSDNTRAATKRTARS from the exons ATGAATTgctggggccctccttggccgtgcg acagacccttagcaGTTATAATTGAcgagaacagaacagaacagaaaaagaagaaaagagaagaagaagccaGAATAAAGCAGCTTCAAGCGGAAGAAGAGCTTAAGAGAGTGGAAGAAGAAGCGAAGCTGAAGCAGTTAGATGACGAACAGCAGTATCTGAAGCAGAAATTTAACTTGTTGATGCAGCTAGAGGACGAAAAGGATCCATCCAGCAAGCGCAGCGGAGTAAGCGTAAAAAGTAAACGAAGCGGAATAAGTGTGAAGAGTAAGCGTGACCAGTTGGAGAATTGGTTGAAGGGAGTTAAGTCAAACGAAGTTGGACAGTCGAAGTCATCGTCGTTAGCACAGCAAACTAGCCTACCGGTTTACACAGTCAGTGAACCGACCCAACTGTCAACAGTGGTCAACAAACCGCTATCTTCTGCCGTTTCAATACAAGTTACGGATTCTTCAAATGCAGACGGATGTTGCTCGTATACTGCTGTAAACGTTCCAACTTTGGCGAAATCCTACGAACAACTGTTGGGACAAGGTGTTACATTGTTAGCGGAACGAACAACGAGAAATTTGCCGTTAGTTTCTTCAGAGTCGGTATTGCAACAAGAAACACCTATAGTTTCGGATCGACCAGCAGTCTCCTCAGCAATTATTCCGGGAATGCCAAGTCGCCAAGTGGGGAATTCAAATAATAGatgtttgccaatcactacagTTCCTGGTGTCAATACAGTTGTTTCAGCTCCATTCGACTTTGCGTCTCGAGTCTCGATAGGAGCAAGTGGCCGAGTTCCAACAACATACGGGAGTCATCCGTATTACACCGCCCCGCCACTATCGTATGCACCCACGTATGCGTTAGCTTCTAGAGTTCCAGAAAATTCGACAGTTTTCAACGGATACGGACCATACGCGAACCCAGTGCAATCCACATCAGCAAGTACATTGGGACCACCCGCAGTGGGGAATGGATCGCTCGGATCAGGAGTTAGTGGGGCTCTAAACATCGTTTCAGTGGGACCAACAAGTGCACAGTTAGCGGCTCGTCAAGTAATGCCGCGAGAGCTACCAAAGTTTAACGGAGACCCACAAGAGTGGCCGATTTTCTAcagttctttcaagaatacGACGGAAGTTTGTGGATACAGCGAAGCGGAAAATTTGGCCAGGTTACAGAGGAGTTTGGGAGGTTCGGCTTTGGAAGCGGTGCGAAGTCGGTTATTACTACCGGCATCCGTCCCTTATGTGATGGACACGCTTTATAAACTATACGGTCGGCCAGAAATACTGATCAGTTCTCTTCTGAAGAAGGTGCGAAATGTATCTCCACCCAAATCGGAAAATCTTAGCACGATTGTCACCTACGGCTTGGCTATTCAGAACCTGGTCGACCATATTGTCCTGGCAGATCAACAAGCGCATTTATCGAATCCAATGCTACTCCAAGAATTAGTCGATAAACTGCCTACCTCCATGAAGATGCAGTGGGGAACATATAAGCAAGCACATGTTATCGTCAACCTGGCGACGTTTAACAGTTTTATGTCAGGTCTTGTCAATCTGGCGACCGAGCTAACCATCGAGGGGGATTCAGCTCAAAATCACCGGCAAGTCAGGCACGAAAAGGTGAAGCAGAAGGAAAAACTGTTCACCCATGCGAATAAGTCGCTGAATACGGCCGAGATAGAAAAGGAGCCTTTAAAGGAAGTCTGTGTTTCAAAATCCTGCTCGTACTGTGGGATGGACACTCATCAAATCCTACACTGTTCCAGTTTCAAATCTTTGGACATTGGGGCAAGATGGAAGGCAATGCGTCAGAAGAACTTGTGTCGGTTATGTCTGGTACCTCATCGGAAATGGCCCTGTCGGTCTAAAAAAGAATGCGGTCTGGATGGCTGTCGTATTCGTCACCACATGCTACTCCACACTAGTCCACCTTATCGTGGTGGTCCTGCTGAATCAGCGAGGACAGTCGAGACGGTGCACCATAATCTCCACCATACGAAGTCGTATTCCTTGTTCCGATACCTACCTGTTACGATTTTCGGAAATGGAAAGCAAGTTGAAACCTATGTATTTCTGGAAGATGGATCATCTTCGACATTGTTAGAAGAAGCTATTGCTGTTCAGCTAGGAATCGATGGTGAACCCGACAGTCTTTGGTTAGGCTGGACAGGAAAGATCGGAAGACAAGAAAAGAGCTCCAGAAAAGTCAGCGTTAAGATTTCCGGCAAAGGCAAAGGAGAATCGTTCCAGTTAGAAAACGTACGTACTGTACGCGAATTAGGACTTCCTACTCAGTCCTTGAATTACAGCGAACTTTCAAAAATATATCCGCACCTTCAATGCCTTCCagtcaaaagttttgaaaatgcaaaACCTGGCATGATTATTGGCATCGAACATGTGCATTTACTCACGAGTCTGAAGATTCGTGAAGGTAGTAGAAACGAACCAGTTGCTACAAAAACTCGACTCGGATGGTGTATCTACGGAAGGAACTCGGGAATTGAAGAAGGCATAGAGCGGTTGAACCTGCATGTCGATATGAGCAACAGTGAACTATATGACgcaatgaaaaagttttttgccGTTGAGGAAACCGCGGTGTCGAAGTCCTTGGAGTCCGAAGAAGATCAGCGGGCACGCCGTATTTTGGAAACAACAACAGTTCGGCGAGGATCTAGAATGGAATCTGGCTTGCTGTGGCGCAAGGACAATCCACACTTCCCGGAAAGTTTCAAGATGGCAATGAGCAGACTCCGCGGGTTAGAGAAACGGTTGGCGAAGGACCCGGAATTACAGAAAAGGGTGATTGAACAAATAAAGAGCTTCGAGCAGAAACAGTACATCAGAAAGACGACGGTAAGAGAGATGGCCGACATAGACCCTCAGCGAATTTGGTACTTACCTTTGGGGATAGTAATCAATCCCAAGAAACCCGGTAAGATTCGCATGATCTGGGATGCGGCAGCAAAATCTGGCGGTATCAGCTTCAACGATATGCTGCTCAAAGGCCCGGATCTCCTTGTGTCATTAGTGGACGTCATGCTACGCTTCAGACAAGGCAAAgggcgaagccaga ACAGATTGTCGCAATGCTTTCTTAGGAGAAGTAGTCCGGAAGAAGACGTACAAATCTACATGATCAATGTCGCTATGTTTGGTGCAACGAGTTCTCCCTGTACGGCACAGTTCGTAAAGAATAAAAATGCTCTCGATTACGTTGATCTGTATCCCAGGGCGGTAGAGGCAATAACCAAAAACCACTACGTGGATGACTTTCTGGACAGTGTCAACTCGGTAGAAGAAGCAGTGGAACTAGTACGGCAAGTTACCGTTATTCACGCAGCAGCAGGGTTCCATTTTGGGAAAATACTGTCCAACAGTCAAACTGTACTGGATGAGCTGGGGGAAACAGAATCACCTATCAGTAAATCACTAAACCTGGATAAAGAGGGAACCCACGAACGCGTACTTGGTGTAGTCTGGGTTCCGGCAGGTGATTATTTTACATTCAACCGGAACGGACTTGAGGACGTTCTCGCTACCGAAAGCACGATCCCAACAAAGCGTCAGGTCCTGCGTATCGTCATGAAACTGTATGATCCCCTAGGATTTATTGCGCACTTCATCGTGCAGGGAAAAATACTGATGCAGGAAATCTGGCGATCTGGTACAGCCTGGGACGAGCCAATCAAAGAACAGTTACACGATCTGTGGACGAGGTGGACCGAACAGTACAAGGAAATCATCGAAGTGAATGTTCCTCGCTGTTTCCTCGGAGATGTTTTGCCGCAGCAAGTCAACGATATACAAATTCACGTTTTCACGGACGCTAGCGAGACCGCCTGTGCGTGCGTGGCTTATCTGCGAATAACAGTTAGCGGAGAGAGCAAATGTTCACTGATAGCAGCGAAAACAAAGGTCGCGCCACTTCGCGCGCTATCTATTCCTCGTTTGGAACTGCAAGCGGCCATGATGGGATCCCGCCTAATACAGAAAATCTGCTTGGCACTTACAATCAACATCCGAAAACGGTTCCTGTGGACAGATTCAGCAACAGTTCTCGCGTGGCTTCGCTCCGACAGTCGTCGGTACCACCAGTTTGTAGCGTTTCGTGTTGGCGAAATACTGTCTCTAACCAATGTCGACGAGTGGCGTTACGTTCCCTCTCGCGAAAACGTTGCGGATGATGCAACGAAATGGAATACCGGACCTTCATTTGATTCGAATTGTCGTTGGTATCAAGGTCCTTCATTCCTTCAGGATCCAGAGAACCAGTGGCCAGCGGAGGGGTCAGGAGATCTAGCTGACAGGGACACGAATTTAGAAGAAGTTCGGATCGTTGCCGTACATCGAACAGTCGAGGAACTTGTAGAGGTTCAACGTTTCTCTAACTGGAACAGGTTGCTGCGTGCAATGGCATACGTACACCGAGCAGTCGCTGTATGGAAGAACTCACCGGGAGAGAGGAGATCGCTCAATGTTCCGAGTCAAGGTGCGTTTGCGAAAGCAGAAGTGTCACTGTGGCGACTGGCTCAAGCACAAGTGTATAAGGAGGAATTCCATATGTTAAGTGAAAAACGCAGTATACCGAAAGGAAGCTCACTACGTACGCTGTTACCGTTCGTGGACGAATATGGAGTCATACGAGTAGGGGGTAGGATAGACAACGCACCAAATATTCCCTACGAAACAAAGCACCCAGTCGTATTGCCTAGAAACCATCGAATCACATACCTTGTTGTGCTAAGTTTCCACCAGCGATTCCTTCATGCCAATAGCGAGACAGTTTGTAACGAGTTAAGGCAGCAGTTCTACATTTCGAAAATGCGAGCCGTAGTACGCAGTGTGTGCCGTAGCTGTCAGTACTGTAAGATCAAGAAGACAGCTCCAGTACCTCCACTGATGGGACCGCTCCCAAAGGTTCGCCTGACACCGTTCATCCGACCATTTACTTATGTAGGCGTGGATTATATGGGTCCTTTTGAAGTGAAAGTCGGGCGCAGTCTAGTGAAAAGGTGGATATGCTTATTCACATGTCTTACAGTAAGAGCAGTCCATCTGGAACTTGCACACAgtctatccacaaattcctgCGTTATGGCGTTCCGAAGATTTGTCAACCGTCGAGGAGCTCCGCTGGAAGTGTTCTCTGACAACGGGACCAACTTTGTGGGTGCCAGCCGTCAATTGTCGGAGGAAAAGCAGAGGATCAGAAACATCAACAACGACTGTGCGGCCACGTTCACGAATGCTAGGACACAATGGCATTTCAACGTTCCTGCTGCTCCCCACATGGGAGGACCGTGGGAGCGCATGGTAAAGTCAGTCAAAGTAGCGATGAAATCAGTATCAGACAGTATGTACCATCCAAGCGACGAAGTGCTAGAAACAATAATGCTGGAAGCGGAAGGAATAGTGAACAGTCGTCCGTTGACCTATGTTCCACTAGAGGCAGCGGACCAAGAATCCCTGACTCCGAACCATTTCTTGCTGTACGGATCAAGCGGTATCAAGCAACCAACGGTGGATCAGTCAGGTAGCAGAAACGTTCTACGAGACAGCTGGAACATAGCTAGAGGAATGGTTGACGGGTTTTGGCGCAGATGGATATTGGAATACCTTCCAATGTTGACACGAAGAACTAAGTGGTTTGAAAACGTGAAGCCGCTGGAGCCAGGAGACTTAGTAGTTATAATTGACGAGAACAGCCGAAACAGCTGGGAACGAGGACGCATTCTGGAGGTTTTTCCCGATAAGTCAGGCCAAGTAAGACGTGCAAAGGTACAGACTGCTCGGGGAGTATTCGCTAGACCCGCAGTCAAGCTCGCACTCCTGGATGTTTCTGGAGCCGGTATGCAGACAGATGGCGTCGCTCCTGACACGGAAGTGGTTCACGGGTCGGGGGATGTTACCGGCAACACTGTCGACGGTCGAATCGGTTGTGAAACCACTGTCGGATCCCTCGCGACTGATAGTCTACCATCAAGTGGAATGACAGATCGCGAAAGAAGAGTGTCAGATAACACTCGGGCGGCAACGAAACGAACAGCTCGCAGTTAG